From Limnothrix sp. FACHB-406, the proteins below share one genomic window:
- a CDS encoding CHRD domain-containing protein: MRHNPLPRPVAQGAVSAVRWRLWVRSALLFVLSGLLTVVFHGFALAPVGGPGAAWAGDRPMLVEASQFGPMQPANLLDRAVYQNLQAAKATLLASGAKASELKTFVAKMSTAETVPVRANSGAWGTVGAVLSGNRLVVRGSFRELSSPLRNYVTDPVSPPNPNITSAFHIHRGMATENGPFQYALQVMTDDSGLLGSAMGDYMLTVEQLDALSKGMLYVDLHTTKNRGGELRAVLKPL; the protein is encoded by the coding sequence ATGCGCCATAATCCATTGCCCCGTCCTGTTGCCCAAGGTGCTGTTTCTGCCGTTCGCTGGCGATTGTGGGTGCGATCGGCCCTGTTGTTTGTGCTTAGTGGTTTGTTAACCGTTGTATTTCACGGTTTTGCCCTGGCTCCAGTGGGTGGCCCAGGGGCGGCCTGGGCGGGCGATCGCCCTATGCTCGTGGAAGCGAGCCAGTTTGGCCCGATGCAGCCAGCAAATTTGCTCGATCGCGCCGTGTATCAAAATCTGCAAGCGGCCAAGGCAACCCTGTTGGCCAGCGGAGCCAAAGCCAGCGAGCTAAAAACCTTTGTGGCCAAAATGAGCACCGCTGAGACAGTGCCCGTGCGAGCCAACAGCGGCGCTTGGGGAACCGTGGGAGCCGTCCTGTCGGGTAACCGCTTGGTGGTGCGGGGCAGTTTTCGGGAGCTATCCAGCCCCCTGCGCAACTACGTTACGGATCCCGTTAGCCCCCCGAACCCGAACATCACCTCCGCCTTTCACATTCACCGAGGCATGGCCACCGAAAATGGCCCTTTCCAATACGCCCTGCAAGTGATGACCGATGACAGTGGCTTACTGGGCAGCGCCATGGGTGACTACATGCTCACGGTGGAACAGTTGGATGCGTTGAGCAAGGGGATGCTCTATGTGGATTTGCACACCACTAAAAACCGTGGTGGCGAGCTGCGGGCCGTGTTGAAGCCGCTTTAG